In Juglans regia cultivar Chandler chromosome 13, Walnut 2.0, whole genome shotgun sequence, the following proteins share a genomic window:
- the LOC109019941 gene encoding myosin-binding protein 3-like: MATNKFATMLHRNTNRITIFLIYAILEWILIVLLLLNSLFSYLILKFADYFGLKRPCLWCSRLDHILEPGKSKTSYRDLVCEAHASEISKLGYCSNHRKLVQSQDMCEGCSSPSQPDCSELSKRFAFFPWMNKIGFIQSGGENGEENLKCSCCDVSLGSKFYSPCILIKPSWEDFDYSKKQNMIAETPVDTQTNEGDPSDQSRSDSGTNICEHDQSIGEKREIQIISEVITDGGSEKREAEDKCSVCDFGCKESGADEDDRSDMFIEKEREPIKEENFKVSLDDRSCDQTAAHVTFSKDTDTSNEIRPQHLEFFIDREDCRLIPVELIGSAATEDEFQPRYQVEDQGNCENQDVILDFDMHVEEHSEPVVENWHSAGETVALLSAHKSMEEPKFAALESVVMVKTESNSVLCTQGNLLDLWSEEYEQVAITQATQTPSDDDDHEDQPTTETAREMDSDAHLASEEGLQVQSSEFDAEISIGTEIPDQEPLDEALPQEVLPSYEPGQVADLSTSSVIYHADDDNGSQLAEEVIFDFKTCSVETTKQDINMDVSLCSKLNEIEEEKVPDTPTSVDSLHHLHHRLLMLGSKESGTEESLDGSVISEIEGGELTIEKLKSALKAERKALYALYGELEEERSSSAVAANQTMAMINRLQEEKAAMQMEALQYQRMMDEQSEYDQEALQLLNDLMMKREKEKQELEKELEIYRKKVQDYEAREKMIMSRRRGSSTRSSASCSNVDDSDALSVDLNHEAKEEDSFYGNQESSSLNTPTNAVLYLEESLLNFEEERLSILQQLKELEEKLFILSDEEEQHFEDVKPYEHSFQENGNGYHNNSGSDSEANVVENGHSKEMNGKHHQETRIKWSKPKRLLPLFDSIVTDGEDALANGHEQGFSPVASQKSLDSKFELEKKLAIEEEVDHVYERLQALEADREFLKHCVGSLSKGDKGLDLLQDILEHLRDLRSVELRFKKMGDGALY, translated from the exons ATGGCAACCAACAAGTTTGCAACCATGTTGCACAGAAACACCAACAGAATCACAATTTTTCTCATCTATGCCATCCTAGAATGGATTCTGATCGTCCTTCTTCTCCTTAATTCTCTTTTCTCTTACCTGATCCTGAAATTCGCAGATTACTTTGGCCTTAAGAGGCCCTGCTTATGGTGTTCTAGGCTTGATCATATATTGGAGCCTGGAAAGAGTAAAACTTCTTATAGAGATCTTGTTTGTGAAGCTCATGCCTCCGAGATTTCCAAACTGGGTTACTGCTCGAATCATCGGAAACTTGTCCAATCGCAAGATATGTGCGAGGGTTGCTCATCTCCATCGCAACCTGACTGTTCAGAATTGTCAAAGAGGTTTGCTTTCTTTCCATGGATGAATAAGATTGGTTTCATTCAGAGTGGTGGCGAAAATGGGGAGGAGAATTTGAAGTGCTCTTGCTGTGATGTGAGCTTGGGCAGCAAATTCTACTCTCCTTGTATATTGATTAAGCCTTCTTGGGAGGATTTCGATTACTCCAAGAAACAGAACATGATTGCGGAAACACCCGTTGATACGCAAACTAATGAAGGCGATCCTTCGGATCAAAGCAGATCAGATTCCGGAACTAATATTTGTGAACATGATCAGAGTATTGGTGAAAAGAGggaaattcagatcatttctgaAGTTATCACTGATGGCGGTTCCGAAAAAAGAGAGGCTGAGGATAAATGTTCTGTATGTGACTTTGGCTGCAAGGAATCGGGAGCAGACGAAGACGACAGATCGGACATGTTTATAGAAAAAGAGCGAGAACCCATAAAGGAAGAGAATTTTAAGGTTTCCTTGGATGATCGTTCTTGTGATCAGACCGCGGCTCATGTCACTTTCAGTAAGGACACCGACACGTCCAATGAAATTCGGCCTCAGCATCTCGAGTTTTTCATTGATCGTGAAGATTGTAGATTGATTCCGGTAGAATTGATTGGCTCTGCTGCCACCGAAGACGAATTTCAACCCAGATATCAGGTGGAAGATCAAGGTAATTGTGAGAATCAAGATgttattttggattttgataTGCATGTTGAGGAACACTCTGAACCGGTGGTGGAGAATTGGCACAGTGCAGGAGAGACTGTGGCATTACTTTCAGCCCATAAGAGCATGGAGGAGCCTAAGTTTGCAGCACTCGAATCCGTAGTTATGGTTAAGACTGAGAGTAACTCCGTATTGTGTACACAAGGAAATTTACTGGATTTGTGGAGCGAAGAGTATGAACAAGTTGCTATTACTCAAGCAACTCAAACGCCATCAGATGATGACGATCATGAGGATCAACCAACAACAGAAACTGCAAGAGAAATGGATTCAGATGCTCATCTAG CTTCTGAAGAAGGACTTCAAGTGCAGAGCAGCGAATTCGATGCAGAGATCTCAATAGGGACAGAGATTCCTGATCAGGAACCACTTGATGAGGCTTTACCCCAAGAGGTTCTTCCATCATATGAACCCGGACAAGtggcagatctttccaccagcTCAGTCATATATCATGCCGATGATGATAATG GTTCCCAGTTAGCTGAAGAAGTGATTTTCGACTTCAAAACCTGTTCAGTTGAAACTACTAAGCAAGACATAAACATGGATGTATCTTTATGTTCGAAGCTTAATGAGATTGAGGAAGAAAAAGTTCCTGATACGCCTACTTCTGTGGATAGTTTGCATCACTTGCACCATAGATTATTAATGCTTGGGAGTAAAGAATCAGGAACAGAAGAGTCATTGGATGGAAGTGTCATTAGTGAGATAGAAGGTGGTGAACTGACCattgagaaattaaaatcagCGTTGAAAGCTGAAAGGAAGGCTTTGTATGCTTTATATGGGGAactagaagaagaaagaagttcTTCTGCAGTGGCAGCCAACCAGACAATGGCAATGATAAATAGGCTTCAGGAAGAGAAAGCAGCAATGCAAATGGAAGCATTGCAATATCAGAGAATGATGGATGAGCAATCTGAGTATGACCAGGAAGCTTTGCAGCTTTTGAATGATCTTATGATGAAAAGGGAAAAGGAGAAGCAAGAGCTGGAAAAGGAGCTGGAAATATATCGTAAAAAGGTCCAGGATTATGAGGCCAGAGAAAAAATGATTATGTCAAGGAGAAGAGGTAGTAGTACAAGAAGCTCTGCTTCTTGTAGTAATGTGGATGATAGTGATGCACTATCTGTTGATTTGAACCACGAAGCAAAGGAAGAAGATAGTTTCTATGGCAATCAAGAAAGTAGCAGCCTAAACACTCCTACCAATGCGGTTCTATACTTGGAGGAGTCCCTGTTGAACTTTGAGGAAGAGAGGCTATCAATTCTACAGCAGCTCAAGGAATTGGAAGAGAAGCTTTTCATATTGAGTGATGAGGAGGAACAACATTTTGAGGATGTCAAACCGTATGAGCATTCCTTCCAAGAGAATGGAAATGGATACCATAATAACTCAGGTTCTGACAGTGAAGCAAATGTTGTTGAAAATGGTCATTCAAAAGAAATGAATGGAAAGCATCATCAAGAGACAAGAATCAAATGGTCAAAGCCAAAGAGGCTTCTTCCCCTTTTTGATTCAATTGTTACAGATGGTGAAGATGCTTTGGCAAACGGACATGAGCAAGGGTTTAGTCCTGTTGCATCGCAAAAATCATTGGACAGCAAGTTTGAATTGGAGAAGAAGCTTGCTATTGAAGAGGAGGTAGATCACGTGTATGAGAGGCTACAAGCACTTGAGGCAGATAGGGAGTTTCTAAAGCATTGTGTCGGCTCCTTGAGCAAAGGAGATAAGGGGCTAGATCTTCTCCAAGATATTCTAGAACATCTTCGAGACCTTAGGAGTGTGGAACTCCGCTTCAAGAAGATGGGGGATGGTGCTTTGTATTGA